From one Streptomyces sp. CA-210063 genomic stretch:
- a CDS encoding IS200/IS605 family accessory protein TnpB-related protein: MGGLRAIAEPFVASGPSGVAIRARLKQLTAGDEDVLRLVGARLGGLASKDLKARCRDGLEHSADAWAVRKRELTPLSSSRWAGSITKASHDQWALARRGQLAHIQSLEAGITTLTQRLSQPVGQKGSKHAPGGYRSRREWHAKARRLHVLQDRLDAERADREAGVVHVVRGGKQLARTRHHLDAAQLTEDQWRRRWEAERWFCQADGESGKRYGNETIRVSPDGEVSIKLPAPLAYLANAPHGRYVLACRVAFAHRGTEWADRVAANRAVAYRIHLDVDRDRWYLTASWQIPPTPTIPLSAALAQGVIGVDMNADHLAAWRLDVHGNPASDPRRFSYDLSGTAQHRDAQVRHALTRLLNWAQACGVKAIAVEDLDFAAEKTREKHGRRKRFRQLISGMPTARLRARLTSMADHTGIAVIAVDPAYTSKWGAQHWQKPLTSNNRTTTRHDAAAVAIGRRAQGHPIRRRTAPPPHDQSDRAGHRTVQARPGTPGREETRPRIPGPRTRSVRAGRGAKAGNQNTQHRSGRSAEHESWQQDSLPLSHKERFRP; this comes from the coding sequence GTGGGCGGGCTGCGGGCCATCGCGGAGCCGTTCGTCGCGTCCGGCCCGAGTGGTGTGGCGATCCGTGCCCGGCTCAAGCAGCTGACGGCGGGGGATGAGGATGTGCTGCGCCTGGTCGGCGCGCGTCTGGGAGGGCTCGCCTCGAAGGACCTCAAGGCGCGTTGCCGGGACGGCCTGGAGCATTCCGCCGATGCGTGGGCGGTGCGTAAGCGTGAGTTGACGCCGCTGTCGTCGTCACGCTGGGCGGGCAGTATCACCAAGGCGTCGCACGACCAGTGGGCGCTGGCCCGCCGTGGCCAGCTGGCGCACATCCAGAGCCTGGAAGCGGGCATCACCACCCTCACACAGCGGCTGTCCCAGCCCGTCGGGCAGAAAGGCTCCAAACACGCGCCGGGTGGTTACCGGTCCCGGCGGGAATGGCATGCCAAGGCGCGTCGCCTGCACGTGCTGCAAGACCGCCTGGATGCCGAGCGGGCCGACCGTGAAGCGGGCGTCGTGCATGTGGTGCGTGGCGGCAAACAGCTGGCCCGCACCCGCCACCATCTGGACGCCGCCCAACTCACCGAGGACCAGTGGCGTCGGCGGTGGGAGGCCGAACGGTGGTTCTGCCAGGCCGACGGCGAGTCCGGCAAGCGCTACGGCAACGAGACGATCCGCGTCAGCCCCGACGGCGAGGTGAGCATCAAGCTGCCCGCCCCGCTCGCGTATCTGGCGAACGCCCCGCACGGGCGGTACGTCCTCGCCTGCCGTGTCGCGTTCGCGCACCGGGGCACCGAGTGGGCCGACCGCGTCGCAGCCAACCGGGCGGTCGCCTACCGCATCCACCTGGACGTCGACCGGGACCGCTGGTACTTGACCGCCTCCTGGCAGATCCCGCCCACCCCCACCATCCCGCTAAGCGCCGCGCTCGCCCAGGGGGTGATCGGTGTCGACATGAACGCCGACCACCTCGCCGCCTGGCGCCTGGATGTCCACGGCAACCCGGCCAGCGACCCGCGCCGCTTCTCCTACGACCTGTCCGGCACCGCCCAGCACCGTGACGCCCAGGTCCGGCACGCCCTGACCCGCCTGCTCAACTGGGCGCAGGCCTGTGGTGTGAAGGCGATCGCGGTGGAGGACCTGGACTTCGCCGCCGAGAAGACCCGGGAGAAACACGGCCGCCGCAAGCGGTTCCGGCAGCTCATCTCCGGCATGCCCACCGCCCGCCTGCGCGCCCGGCTCACCTCCATGGCCGACCACACCGGCATCGCGGTCATCGCCGTGGACCCGGCCTACACCTCCAAGTGGGGCGCCCAGCACTGGCAGAAACCCCTCACCAGCAACAACCGCACCACCACTCGCCACGACGCGGCCGCCGTGGCGATCGGCAGGCGCGCCCAGGGACACCCGATCCGGCGACGGACGGCACCGCCCCCACACGACCAGAGCGATCGTGCGGGGCATCGGACCGTCCAGGCCCGACCAGGCACTCCCGGGCGTGAGGAAACCCGCCCCCGCATCCCCGGACCACGGACACGATCCGTGCGCGCCGGACGCGGAGCGAAAGCGGGCAACCAGAACACCCAACACCGTTCGGGGCGTTCGGCTGAGCACGAATCCTGGCAACAGGACTCACTCCCACTCAGTCATAAGGAACGGTTCAGGCCGTGA
- a CDS encoding ABC transporter permease, giving the protein MSRVETSRGGAEGEATTEVTPSAARTPNLLWTFGLFRSELVTTFRRWRTIALLAVLAAVPILVGIAVKIETGDGSSTGGGPGGGGGGGGGPAFIAQISNNGLFLVFTALAATLPFFLPMAVGVIAGDAIAGEANAGTLRYLLVSPAGRTRLLLTKYATTMTFCLAATLVVAASALAVGALLFPLGDLTTISGTRISFAEGLLRALLIALAVAASLMGIAALGLFISTLTNSGIAAMATTVGLLITVQILDQIPQLDALHPYFFSHYWLSFADLMREPIYWEDLQRNFGLQALYAAVFGSAAWARFTAKDITA; this is encoded by the coding sequence ATGTCGCGGGTTGAGACGTCCCGTGGTGGGGCCGAGGGAGAGGCGACGACCGAGGTCACTCCGTCCGCCGCCCGTACGCCCAACCTCCTGTGGACCTTCGGGCTGTTCCGCAGCGAGTTGGTGACCACGTTCCGGCGGTGGCGGACGATCGCGCTGCTGGCCGTGCTCGCGGCGGTGCCGATCCTCGTCGGGATCGCGGTGAAGATCGAGACCGGTGACGGGTCGTCGACGGGCGGCGGACCGGGCGGCGGTGGGGGCGGTGGCGGCGGGCCCGCGTTCATCGCGCAGATCAGCAACAACGGGCTGTTCCTGGTGTTCACGGCGCTGGCCGCGACGCTCCCCTTCTTCCTGCCGATGGCGGTCGGGGTGATCGCCGGGGACGCGATCGCGGGCGAGGCGAACGCGGGCACCCTCCGCTATCTGCTGGTCTCGCCCGCCGGCCGGACCCGGCTGCTGCTCACCAAGTACGCGACCACCATGACCTTCTGCCTGGCCGCCACCCTCGTCGTGGCGGCCTCGGCACTGGCCGTAGGGGCCTTGCTGTTCCCTCTCGGCGACCTGACGACGATCTCCGGCACACGCATCAGCTTCGCCGAGGGGCTGCTGCGGGCGCTGCTGATCGCGCTGGCGGTGGCCGCGTCACTGATGGGTATCGCGGCCCTCGGGCTCTTCATCTCGACCCTCACCAACAGCGGCATCGCCGCGATGGCGACGACGGTCGGGCTCCTCATCACCGTCCAGATCCTCGACCAGATCCCCCAGCTCGACGCCCTCCACCCGTACTTCTTCTCCCACTACTGGCTCTCCTTCGCCGACCTCATGCGCGAGCCGATCTACTGGGAGGACCTGCAACGCAACTTCGGCCTCCAGGCCCTGTACGCGGCGGTGTTCGGGTCGGCGGCGTGGGCGAGGTTCACGGCGAAGGACATCACGGCCTGA